A window of the Desulfobacula toluolica Tol2 genome harbors these coding sequences:
- a CDS encoding exonuclease SbcCD subunit D C-terminal domain-containing protein codes for MKFLHTSDWHIGRSLYGRKRYDEFFEFLDWLARFIEIHNIDALLVAGDVFDTSTPSNRSQELYYRFLCRVAASCCRHVVIISGNHDSPSFLNAPKELLRAFNVHVVSSTTGNPEDEVIILAGSSGVPEAIVCAVPYLRDRDIRVVRAGESMDDKNQSLIMGVRQHYADVGMVAQEKIKNCGNIPVIGMGHLFAAGGKTIDGDGVRELYVGSLAHVGKDVFPACVDYMALGHLHVPQKVGKEDHIRYSGSPIPMGYGEARQEKMVVSVEFDGRTPNIKEHCVPCFQALEKISGDVETIIQRIDEQKSKGSRAWLEIEYTGRQIVGNLRQLVEEAVADTGMEISRIKNKRMIEQIINRTGEQETLETLDANDVFIRLLDTFDVEEKERLPLVQAYNEIVTTLHEQDKNAQ; via the coding sequence ATGAAATTTCTTCACACCTCAGACTGGCATATCGGCCGGTCATTGTATGGCCGGAAGCGCTATGATGAATTTTTTGAATTTCTCGACTGGCTGGCCAGGTTCATAGAAATACACAATATTGATGCATTGCTGGTTGCAGGAGATGTCTTTGATACCAGCACTCCCAGCAACCGTTCCCAGGAGCTTTATTACCGGTTTTTATGCAGGGTTGCCGCATCCTGCTGCCGTCATGTTGTGATCATTTCAGGCAACCATGATTCCCCTTCTTTTTTAAACGCCCCCAAAGAGTTGTTGAGGGCCTTTAATGTTCATGTTGTCAGTTCAACCACAGGCAACCCGGAGGATGAGGTTATTATCCTTGCCGGGTCTTCGGGTGTGCCGGAAGCCATCGTGTGTGCAGTTCCATATCTGCGGGACCGTGATATCAGGGTTGTCAGGGCCGGGGAAAGCATGGATGATAAGAATCAAAGCCTGATTATGGGAGTGCGGCAGCATTATGCAGATGTCGGTATGGTTGCACAAGAAAAAATCAAAAACTGCGGTAATATTCCCGTGATCGGCATGGGCCACCTGTTTGCGGCCGGTGGTAAAACCATTGACGGTGACGGCGTAAGAGAGCTTTATGTCGGCTCCCTGGCCCATGTGGGCAAGGATGTGTTCCCGGCCTGCGTGGACTATATGGCACTGGGGCATCTGCATGTTCCCCAGAAGGTTGGAAAAGAAGATCATATCCGGTACTCAGGGTCGCCCATCCCCATGGGGTATGGAGAGGCACGCCAGGAAAAGATGGTGGTTTCAGTGGAGTTTGACGGCAGAACACCCAATATCAAAGAACATTGTGTTCCCTGTTTCCAGGCTTTGGAAAAAATATCCGGGGATGTGGAAACCATTATCCAACGCATTGATGAACAAAAATCCAAGGGCAGTCGTGCCTGGCTGGAGATTGAATACACCGGCAGGCAGATCGTCGGGAATTTAAGGCAGCTGGTTGAAGAAGCGGTTGCAGATACCGGGATGGAAATTAGCCGCATCAAAAACAAGCGTATGATTGAACAGATCATAAACCGGACAGGTGAGCAGGAAACTTTGGAAACTCTTGATGCAAATGATGTTTTTATCCGTCTGCTGGATACATTTGATGTGGAAGAAAAAGAACGTTTGCCACTGGTTCAGGCGTACAATGAAATCGTTACAACTCTCCATGAACAAGATAAAAATGCCCAATAG
- a CDS encoding ATP-binding protein, which produces MNENKKIYKALQKHLDSQAVGFPATDSGVEIRILKHIFSPLEAKIATCLDFKPEPIETVYKRAKNLVGSKQELAGILAAIEKKGGLEIRVKEDARLYCNIPLVVGMYEFQLGRLSPEFIKDFDAYTSNPKFGTAFLSTKLPQMRTIPIAKSISIKNNVSTFDEVMALLKESSDNFAVCECICRSKKQLQGKSCKVTNRTQTCLAVGDMALTAIRNGMGRQIGLDEAVSILEKNQQEGLILQPSNTQKAEFICSCCGCCCGMLRIHKSIPKPLDFWASNFYAVVDTNSCNGCGICEKKCQVGAVKLSEKTRQAGIDLNRCVGCGICVAACPQNAVTLKKKAQETKPPVTREDLYDIIMDKKKGKLGQLKITGKLLLDAVTTGQTHLLR; this is translated from the coding sequence ATGAATGAAAACAAAAAAATTTATAAAGCCCTGCAAAAGCACCTGGACAGCCAGGCTGTTGGATTTCCTGCGACAGATTCTGGTGTGGAAATCAGGATATTAAAACATATTTTTTCACCTCTGGAAGCAAAAATTGCCACCTGTTTGGATTTTAAACCGGAACCCATTGAAACTGTTTATAAAAGAGCAAAAAATCTGGTTGGATCTAAACAAGAGCTGGCAGGCATATTGGCGGCCATTGAAAAAAAAGGCGGGCTTGAAATCAGGGTAAAAGAAGATGCAAGATTGTATTGCAATATCCCTCTTGTTGTGGGCATGTATGAATTTCAGCTTGGCAGGCTCTCTCCCGAATTTATTAAAGATTTTGATGCCTATACCTCAAATCCAAAATTTGGAACGGCATTTTTAAGCACAAAACTGCCCCAGATGCGAACCATACCCATAGCCAAAAGTATTTCCATTAAAAATAATGTCAGTACCTTTGATGAAGTCATGGCTTTGTTAAAAGAATCCAGTGATAATTTTGCCGTGTGTGAGTGCATCTGCCGCAGTAAAAAACAATTGCAGGGAAAATCCTGCAAGGTGACGAATAGAACGCAAACCTGTCTTGCTGTCGGAGATATGGCTTTGACAGCGATTCGCAACGGCATGGGAAGGCAGATTGGTCTGGATGAAGCCGTATCAATTCTTGAAAAAAATCAGCAAGAGGGTTTGATCCTGCAGCCTTCGAACACACAAAAGGCCGAGTTTATCTGCTCTTGCTGCGGATGCTGCTGCGGCATGCTCCGGATTCATAAAAGCATTCCCAAACCCCTGGATTTCTGGGCTTCAAATTTTTATGCCGTCGTTGATACCAACTCATGCAACGGCTGTGGAATTTGTGAAAAAAAATGCCAGGTGGGCGCGGTCAAGTTGTCTGAAAAAACCCGGCAGGCAGGCATTGACCTCAACCGTTGTGTAGGGTGCGGAATTTGTGTGGCGGCCTGCCCGCAAAATGCTGTAACCTTGAAGAAAAAAGCACAGGAAACAAAACCCCCGGTAACACGAGAAGATCTGTATGATATCATTATGGATAAAAAGAAAGGAAAACTCGGGCAATTGAAAATAACCGGCAAATTATTACTGGACGCTGTAACAACAGGGCAAACTCATTTGCTCAGATAA
- a CDS encoding GNAT family N-acetyltransferase, producing the protein MKKFNNLKTDNLKIKEIETPSDWDRYVIGHKKSGYCHLFDWSRVISEIYHHKPIYLAAVKESPGNSEEICGILPLFRFKTLTGRLRLVSIPFFDTAGILAQDRKTQSFLFRQSKAFCMKKRISGMDLRQDMPLNIANMKINGAVPNVYSAKVGLNITISGSQQVMMDIFKSKLRSQIRKGRKNGLTWKIGKKELLPHFYHVFSRNMRDLGSPVHSKKFFNAVFTHFYHHSFICVVFYRSTPVAASFMFRFKKKISNPWASSVREFRHLNSNMFLYWQMIRFACNLCMETFDMGRSSRGVSTYLFKKQWNPEENQLFWYHWDRPEKCMGTLRETLAIKPWEKLPLGMANLLGPLVRKNISL; encoded by the coding sequence ATGAAAAAATTCAACAATCTGAAAACTGACAACCTTAAAATAAAAGAGATTGAAACACCAAGTGACTGGGACCGGTATGTCATAGGTCACAAAAAATCAGGATACTGCCATCTTTTTGACTGGAGCCGGGTCATAAGTGAAATCTATCATCACAAGCCCATTTACCTTGCTGCAGTTAAAGAAAGCCCCGGAAATAGCGAAGAAATATGCGGTATTCTGCCCCTTTTCAGGTTTAAAACCCTTACAGGCAGATTAAGGCTTGTGTCCATTCCCTTTTTTGATACGGCAGGAATTCTTGCCCAAGACAGGAAAACACAATCTTTTCTTTTCAGGCAGAGCAAGGCGTTTTGCATGAAAAAACGAATTTCAGGCATGGACCTGAGGCAGGATATGCCATTGAATATTGCAAACATGAAAATTAACGGGGCGGTTCCCAATGTGTATAGCGCCAAGGTGGGTCTGAATATTACGATTTCAGGGTCACAGCAGGTCATGATGGACATATTCAAGTCAAAACTGCGAAGCCAGATCCGCAAAGGCCGGAAAAACGGTCTTACCTGGAAAATAGGCAAAAAAGAACTTCTGCCACATTTTTACCATGTATTCAGCCGGAACATGCGGGATCTTGGATCACCTGTCCACTCAAAAAAATTTTTTAATGCTGTCTTTACCCATTTTTACCATCATTCATTCATATGTGTTGTATTTTACAGGTCAACCCCTGTGGCAGCGTCCTTTATGTTCCGATTTAAAAAAAAGATTTCCAATCCCTGGGCATCATCTGTCAGGGAGTTTCGGCATTTAAATTCCAATATGTTTCTTTACTGGCAGATGATACGGTTTGCATGCAATCTTTGCATGGAAACATTTGACATGGGACGCTCTTCCAGAGGGGTTTCAACATATCTGTTCAAAAAACAATGGAACCCGGAGGAAAATCAGCTGTTCTGGTATCACTGGGATCGGCCGGAAAAGTGCATGGGTACTCTGAGAGAAACCCTTGCCATCAAGCCCTGGGAAAAACTCCCGCTGGGCATGGCAAACCTCTTGGGGCCTCTGGTTAGAAAAAATATCTCCCTTTGA
- a CDS encoding response regulator produces MQKNKKEHLNTCFLIISYHPIIKSLIREILKKNNFKNYFFANNGYEALKIIKSNEKKVDFIISDWDMPIINGIELLKILKNDPEFFMLSFMLLSKSCSVELRRIYATEENADIFMTIPFKEDEMISCIINYLNSMPEKSIFKEMVHNKLNNNYMEVLTLGLQLEDMSTNESILAGESLYHLKKYNQAKRLLNKALSKEKNSKIYDLLGKIHFKQGNNLESLKNFELAKKQNPLNMTRSINLVREYLLQGKPKKALKIITHILKSNPTYLDLIEIANLYLGTGYLDRAYKILKFLKPINENAQIFYICCVKLWQKKAHKKSLNLLTHCINELPQNHLFLYYLGTIFLKKGALQLSHKYIRMALKINPDYEPGKRCIEYLEDHLKLGDK; encoded by the coding sequence ATGCAGAAGAATAAGAAAGAGCATTTAAATACATGCTTTTTGATTATCAGTTATCATCCAATTATTAAATCTTTAATAAGAGAGATTTTAAAAAAAAATAATTTTAAAAACTATTTTTTTGCCAACAATGGATATGAAGCACTCAAGATTATTAAAAGCAATGAAAAAAAAGTGGATTTTATTATTTCAGATTGGGATATGCCGATTATCAATGGCATAGAACTACTAAAAATATTGAAAAATGATCCCGAATTTTTCATGCTGTCCTTTATGCTGTTATCGAAATCATGTTCTGTAGAATTACGACGGATATATGCGACAGAAGAAAATGCGGACATATTTATGACCATTCCATTTAAAGAAGATGAGATGATAAGCTGTATAATAAATTATCTGAACAGCATGCCTGAAAAAAGCATTTTTAAAGAGATGGTCCATAATAAACTAAACAATAATTACATGGAAGTTTTGACTTTAGGACTTCAGTTAGAAGATATGTCCACAAATGAATCTATTCTGGCCGGAGAAAGTTTATACCATTTAAAAAAATATAATCAGGCCAAGCGGTTGCTGAATAAAGCCTTGTCCAAAGAAAAAAACAGCAAAATTTATGATCTGCTGGGCAAAATCCATTTTAAACAGGGTAACAATTTAGAATCCCTGAAAAATTTTGAACTGGCAAAAAAGCAGAATCCCCTTAATATGACCCGTTCAATCAATTTGGTCAGGGAATATCTTTTACAGGGAAAACCGAAAAAAGCATTAAAAATAATAACTCATATTTTAAAATCAAACCCCACATATCTCGATCTCATTGAAATAGCAAACCTTTACTTAGGGACGGGTTATTTGGACAGAGCGTATAAAATTTTAAAATTTTTGAAACCCATCAATGAAAACGCGCAGATTTTTTATATCTGCTGCGTAAAATTGTGGCAAAAAAAAGCTCATAAAAAGAGTCTTAATCTTTTGACGCACTGTATCAATGAACTTCCCCAAAACCATCTCTTTCTCTATTATCTTGGAACCATATTTTTGAAAAAAGGAGCGCTCCAGCTATCGCATAAATATATCAGGATGGCTCTAAAAATAAATCCAGATTATGAGCCGGGCAAACGGTGTATAGAATATTTGGAAGACCACTTAAAATTAGGTGACAAATAA
- a CDS encoding cytochrome P460 family protein has translation MKKTLFILSLVIIATLGFTACMQKNMTMQQDVPPFGSEYDVAYSNALWKVLEKEKLVGPDQIRALPYEGMEPHGVILEQLSTNVTVNGHTGIVYVKANYMGDGMTRSKVVNDPDQYLVAVTVMFKREKGYDPDNQDWFWVKYKSDGSLFANPKGVMLAGRVAKGMNTGCIACHTGADGGDYLFNNTASHLD, from the coding sequence ATGAAAAAAACACTGTTTATTTTATCATTGGTTATTATTGCCACTTTGGGGTTCACGGCCTGCATGCAAAAGAATATGACAATGCAGCAGGATGTCCCGCCGTTTGGCTCTGAATACGATGTTGCCTATTCAAACGCATTATGGAAAGTGCTTGAAAAAGAAAAACTTGTGGGCCCGGATCAGATACGCGCGCTTCCCTACGAAGGCATGGAACCTCACGGGGTGATTCTCGAACAATTGTCAACAAATGTTACGGTTAACGGGCATACCGGGATCGTTTATGTAAAAGCCAATTACATGGGCGATGGAATGACACGCTCAAAGGTCGTCAATGATCCGGATCAATATCTTGTCGCTGTCACGGTTATGTTTAAAAGGGAGAAGGGGTATGACCCGGATAACCAGGACTGGTTCTGGGTTAAATATAAATCCGATGGCAGCCTTTTTGCCAATCCCAAGGGAGTTATGCTTGCCGGACGTGTTGCCAAAGGCATGAATACCGGATGTATCGCATGCCATACGGGTGCGGATGGCGGCGATTACCTGTTTAACAATACAGCATCACATCTTGATTAG
- a CDS encoding tetratricopeptide repeat protein yields the protein MANAIILGQTQKILKKSDGIGGEGTFLIKPFFNETDMNGEDKIDSSLFEFDKGDAKNNVFSLLKSIFKDQQDVVVSALSPDDENGVPLINPANTEMLFNADGTFSLYNADFEKLAQSQLAEVVFTYTVNNGKGANQVVREVAMQVTGSNEAPVIVNQENKTVDEDASFTGQVAATDIDSDDDTGSLTYVLVDTDLPAGFTLNSDGSYVIDANMDVYQSLAAGESVDYRFSWQARDTHGALSGVDQVTITITGTNDTPVVVAHQDKAVEEDASFTGQVAATDIDSDDDTGSLTYVLVDTDLPAGFTLNSDGSYVIDANMDVYQSLAAGESVDYRFSWQARDTHGALSSVDQVTITMTGTNDTPTVAAALTSDTDENADPYTINLLEGVSDIDNGAILHARNVTEANGKDGWTINGDMLTINPDFYDKLNNGDFETLQLSWQVFDEAGASVDQSLTVNIEGITDAPSLEVITSAGDHPNEIRLEITSEPSNDERVQLTFNGLTAGAIVMDSLSNNVTSGIEDYIGTQTFTVLLPENQDATGELSITVTGFSKDTGEAIGSKIQPVELSYDVSSSTEQLAFVSLNQNMWGDFNGHIGWHDYVSLIGEAPIAWDDTDQVWRDTGADYWRSGEFDLIDVHLNSDEITGTVKQFAQDALDAAWQVFTVSSQAVDQVAEGIFNAAVIAYNIAKETFYNTATAVDQTALAVFKAAEAIYNEGKDVFYNSVDAVDQVALDAFNLAVDAYEFAQDVYEAAGYAFNTVAQGAFDIATDVIETARDVYEVIPDWAFLVKGPAWLVLQAAEGAYDLAEAAYEGAANLWADAGDAFNVVAQGIYDAAKDTYELAKDAFDDVAAATFHAIEVTYLEAEVVYDNVKQGIYDTAEAVFQKAENLYLKAEEAYDTVKQGIYDTAEAALHLAENSANEAMEAASVVDFNAELQLQSELYAQVGLKVDFELDMGSVDTDIDYQLTSQVQYNQTTDMLAITPMMTNMTDGDSVAFSTISPNATFYAALLYDVGADLELFMDGDLIIAGTTIFDISPGSDGININTTVSTNSWNDLLATIPEAYKPQFTEDIGVGELVLIDFDSTEGGPWEVPFIETLTEDILSIELDFPTVETEGVAVVLDDPSAASVMDYYDEGAFVNLDISEITDAFLNLVNAKLDFSPELKELYNLPSLADGTTLDAALSTMAQGLFETILDTLDGQSEAVPIFLLDATDETSTSLLHVNLFDFNSDHLFDPDYSYTSEIDEDTGSFGFYASYGESDPVINVNIDIDAAVAVIVNKVVEAVAAAVSGGASAGATTAIPDFNPLNIEFGIEQILEMAEVPEETREEITKYINLGVTFEAADLDASASVDFSQEFTLSIDDMSYALTLENGETKYFTANGDGDLTINNASEYDADGNGVIDYNLSIVPEAMFSNDTEIGLSLGYVLDFLKGEFAAGVKLPLGDLLGLEGDNWPDIDLPMIDIGIGPLLRIEGDLDILDVDVFESLFAINVGTNNVQDSFNIELTGIDTTTNDGVLMS from the coding sequence ATGGCAAATGCAATAATCTTAGGGCAAACACAAAAAATTTTAAAAAAATCAGATGGAATTGGAGGAGAAGGCACTTTTCTCATCAAACCATTCTTTAATGAAACAGATATGAATGGAGAGGATAAAATTGATTCAAGCCTGTTTGAATTCGATAAAGGTGACGCAAAAAACAACGTATTTTCTTTATTGAAATCCATATTTAAAGACCAACAGGATGTCGTTGTTAGCGCATTATCCCCGGATGACGAAAATGGCGTTCCACTGATTAATCCAGCCAACACTGAAATGCTCTTCAATGCTGATGGTACCTTTTCTTTATACAATGCTGATTTTGAAAAATTGGCGCAAAGCCAATTGGCTGAAGTCGTATTTACCTATACTGTGAACAATGGAAAAGGCGCAAACCAGGTGGTACGCGAAGTTGCGATGCAGGTTACGGGAAGCAATGAGGCACCGGTAATTGTTAATCAGGAAAATAAAACAGTTGATGAAGACGCAAGTTTCACAGGTCAGGTTGCAGCAACTGATATAGACAGCGATGATGACACAGGTTCACTGACATATGTGTTGGTGGATACAGATTTGCCCGCAGGGTTTACGCTTAATTCCGATGGCAGTTATGTCATTGACGCCAATATGGATGTGTATCAGAGTCTTGCAGCTGGTGAATCGGTGGATTACCGTTTTTCCTGGCAAGCCAGAGATACCCATGGTGCATTGAGCGGTGTTGATCAGGTGACCATAACTATTACCGGCACTAATGATACTCCTGTTGTTGTTGCTCATCAAGACAAGGCGGTTGAAGAAGACGCAAGTTTCACAGGTCAGGTTGCAGCAACTGATATAGACAGCGATGATGACACAGGTTCACTGACATATGTGTTGGTGGATACAGATTTGCCCGCAGGGTTTACGCTTAATTCCGATGGCAGTTATGTCATTGACGCCAATATGGATGTGTATCAGAGTCTTGCAGCTGGTGAATCGGTGGATTACCGTTTTTCCTGGCAAGCCAGAGATACCCATGGTGCATTGAGCAGTGTTGATCAGGTGACCATCACCATGACCGGCACTAATGATACCCCCACTGTTGCTGCCGCGCTGACCAGTGATACAGATGAAAATGCAGATCCTTATACCATCAATTTGCTTGAAGGTGTGTCTGACATCGATAATGGCGCGATACTGCACGCAAGAAATGTAACAGAAGCAAATGGGAAAGACGGCTGGACCATAAATGGTGATATGTTAACCATCAATCCGGACTTTTATGATAAGCTGAATAACGGCGATTTTGAGACGCTGCAACTGAGCTGGCAGGTATTTGATGAAGCAGGCGCAAGCGTGGATCAATCATTGACAGTCAATATTGAAGGGATTACCGATGCCCCTTCTCTTGAAGTCATCACCTCAGCCGGCGACCATCCCAATGAAATTCGTCTGGAGATTACAAGTGAACCCAGCAATGATGAAAGAGTTCAGCTGACATTTAACGGTCTAACTGCCGGTGCCATTGTTATGGATTCCCTTTCAAATAATGTGACGTCAGGCATTGAAGATTATATCGGCACACAGACCTTTACGGTCCTGCTCCCGGAAAACCAGGATGCAACAGGGGAATTGTCCATAACCGTGACAGGATTCAGCAAAGATACGGGTGAAGCCATTGGTTCCAAAATACAGCCTGTTGAACTTTCCTATGACGTATCTTCTTCAACAGAGCAGCTTGCTTTTGTTTCCTTAAACCAGAACATGTGGGGGGATTTTAATGGGCATATCGGATGGCATGACTATGTTTCATTGATTGGTGAGGCACCAATAGCTTGGGATGATACGGATCAGGTCTGGCGCGACACCGGGGCAGACTATTGGCGAAGTGGAGAGTTTGATCTCATTGATGTTCATCTGAATTCTGATGAAATAACAGGTACTGTAAAGCAATTCGCACAAGATGCATTGGATGCGGCATGGCAGGTGTTTACTGTCAGTTCTCAGGCGGTTGATCAAGTTGCCGAGGGCATTTTTAATGCTGCAGTAATTGCATATAATATAGCAAAAGAAACTTTTTATAATACTGCAACAGCTGTTGACCAAACTGCCCTTGCTGTTTTTAAGGCAGCCGAAGCAATATACAATGAAGGAAAAGATGTTTTTTACAACTCTGTAGATGCTGTTGATCAAGTGGCACTTGATGCTTTTAACCTGGCAGTGGATGCTTATGAGTTCGCCCAAGATGTTTATGAGGCTGCCGGCTATGCCTTTAATACAGTTGCCCAAGGTGCTTTTGATATAGCCACTGATGTTATTGAGACGGCTCGCGATGTGTATGAGGTTATTCCTGACTGGGCTTTCCTAGTTAAAGGACCAGCATGGTTGGTTCTTCAAGCGGCTGAAGGAGCGTATGACCTCGCAGAGGCGGCTTATGAAGGCGCTGCAAATCTTTGGGCGGATGCAGGAGATGCTTTCAATGTCGTGGCCCAAGGTATTTATGACGCTGCAAAAGATACATATGAGTTGGCAAAGGACGCTTTTGATGACGTAGCAGCGGCTACTTTTCACGCAATTGAGGTAACTTACCTTGAAGCCGAAGTAGTTTATGACAATGTTAAACAAGGAATTTATGATACAGCAGAGGCTGTTTTTCAAAAGGCTGAAAATTTATACCTTAAGGCGGAAGAAGCTTATGACACAGTTAAACAAGGGATTTATGACACAGCAGAGGCAGCCTTGCATTTGGCTGAAAATTCTGCAAATGAAGCTATGGAAGCGGCAAGTGTTGTAGACTTTAACGCTGAACTGCAATTGCAGTCAGAGCTGTATGCCCAGGTGGGTTTAAAGGTTGATTTTGAGCTTGATATGGGTTCGGTCGATACTGATATTGATTACCAGTTGACCTCACAAGTCCAATATAACCAGACCACGGATATGCTGGCCATCACACCCATGATGACCAATATGACCGATGGTGACAGTGTCGCCTTTAGTACTATCAGTCCAAATGCCACATTCTATGCTGCCCTGCTGTATGATGTCGGAGCTGATCTTGAACTGTTCATGGATGGGGATTTGATCATTGCTGGAACGACCATCTTTGATATTTCACCCGGAAGTGATGGCATTAATATCAATACAACTGTTTCCACAAACTCCTGGAATGATCTTCTTGCAACCATTCCTGAAGCTTATAAGCCTCAATTCACCGAAGACATCGGGGTGGGAGAGCTGGTGCTGATTGATTTTGATTCCACAGAAGGCGGTCCTTGGGAAGTGCCGTTTATCGAGACTCTTACCGAAGATATTTTATCAATTGAACTGGATTTTCCCACAGTGGAAACAGAAGGTGTGGCAGTTGTTCTTGATGATCCGAGCGCCGCATCCGTCATGGACTATTATGATGAAGGCGCATTTGTAAACCTGGATATCTCGGAAATCACGGATGCGTTCTTGAATCTGGTCAATGCCAAACTTGACTTCAGCCCGGAATTAAAAGAACTTTACAACTTGCCTTCCCTTGCAGACGGCACCACACTGGACGCCGCACTTTCAACCATGGCACAGGGCCTTTTCGAGACCATACTGGATACTCTGGACGGCCAGTCTGAAGCAGTGCCCATATTTTTGCTGGATGCAACTGATGAAACCAGCACCTCCCTGTTACATGTCAATCTTTTTGATTTTAATTCTGATCACCTGTTTGATCCTGATTATTCATACACATCAGAAATTGATGAGGATACCGGGTCTTTTGGTTTTTATGCCTCTTACGGCGAAAGTGATCCTGTGATCAATGTAAACATTGATATTGATGCGGCTGTAGCCGTTATCGTAAATAAAGTGGTGGAAGCGGTTGCTGCTGCAGTGAGTGGCGGTGCCAGCGCAGGTGCAACTACTGCTATTCCGGATTTTAATCCATTGAACATAGAGTTCGGTATTGAACAGATTCTTGAAATGGCAGAAGTGCCCGAAGAAACACGAGAAGAGATCACCAAATATATCAACCTTGGAGTTACCTTTGAGGCTGCCGACCTTGATGCCTCTGCCTCTGTAGATTTTTCCCAGGAATTTACACTTTCCATAGATGATATGTCCTATGCCCTTACCCTGGAAAATGGAGAAACCAAATATTTTACAGCCAATGGGGATGGTGATCTGACTATCAATAATGCCAGTGAATATGACGCAGATGGAAACGGTGTAATTGATTATAATCTTTCCATTGTACCCGAAGCAATGTTTTCCAATGATACAGAGATCGGTTTGAGCCTTGGATATGTGCTGGACTTCTTGAAAGGTGAGTTCGCTGCAGGTGTTAAGCTCCCTCTTGGCGATCTTCTCGGACTTGAGGGCGATAATTGGCCTGATATTGACCTGCCCATGATTGATATTGGTATTGGCCCCCTGTTACGCATTGAAGGAGATCTGGACATACTGGATGTGGATGTGTTTGAATCACTCTTTGCCATTAATGTGGGTACCAATAATGTTCAAGACAGTTTCAATATTGAGCTTACTGGTATTGATACCACGACAAATGATGGCGTACTCATGTCTTAA